Genomic segment of Candidatus Chlorohelix allophototropha:
GGGAGAGTTACTAACTCTGCCAGTGAAGGCAATATTGTAAAACTACGGGTCAAAGTCCCGGTCAAAGTGTTTGTGGACTACGTAAATTCATCCAGTCAGGATAATTACCTTTCCGATTTGGCTGGCTTCAAGGGCGTAATTGGCATCAACCTTTTATATCCGCGCACTATCCAAGAATTTAACGGGTTACCTCAAACCCTTGAGGCACTCCAACAAGTGGGAAATCTGGCAAAGAATGAAGGCGTTAAAATAATGCAAACCGATAAGTGGCAGCAAGCCGGTTTTACCGGTAAAGGCGTGCGTGTTGGCATTATTGATGGTGGGTTTAAATTCTTTCAAGATTTACAAGGCAGCTATTTACCCCGCGACTTCAATCCGGTAGATATTGATAAAGAGGTCGGCGGAGATGGCATGCTGGAAGATGATGTGCATGGCAGCGCCGTATCAGAAATTATCTACTCGCACGCGCCGGATGCTCAGTATTTTGCCGCCGCAATTGACGGTAGCGATGATCAATTTTCGCGGGCTATCAGTTATATGGTTAGCCAGAAGGTCAATATTATCTCGATTTCTATGGGTGGACACGGCACTGCCGGAGACGGTAGCAGCTTTCTGGAGAAACAAATAGAGCGGGTCAGGCAGGAAAATGGGATTCTATTTGTGTTTTCAGCCGGAAACGAAGGCTCATCGCACTATACCGCTTATTATGAGCCTGACTCCAGTGGTTGCCATCAATTTGCGCCGGGCGTTACCCGCATGGCTCTAGGAAACCCATCAAGCGCTCCCTTTCCCGGTTATGTGATGCTAAACTGGGAACAGTGGCTAAACGGGGGTATCAATCCCAATGCTACCGACCTTGACCTATTTATTACCGATATAAACGGAACCACTTTGATAAGTAGCACCGGCGACCAACGTTCCCGTACACCCAAAGAATACGTACCCTTAAAATTAAATCCGGGGCAATTAGTTTATATCAAAGCGTGTGCCAAACGTACCGGGGGGAAAGTAGAACGTTTCAGGCTGCATATCTTTAGTCACGATTTGCCCCTCCAGTTTGTTGTCCCACGCATTGCTGTCGCTGATCCGGCTTCGTCTAAGGGCGCGCTGGCAGTAGGAGCTACTAATTATAAAACAGATGCAATCGAATACTACAGCAGCCAAGGACCATTAACAAACGGTGTATTTAAGCCTGAAATCTCAGCCCCTGCCAGTGTAAGCAGTGGGGCTTATGAGGAAGAAGGCAGCAGTAAT
This window contains:
- a CDS encoding S8 family peptidase, whose product is MPIRKFKVVFLLLITLLVGLLMQACGPEPTPAPTPEPVPKESKIDTVLLGVLVKYATAEGTKEQKLQLAIDYARQQNIIDNQDEVNFELELNDPTAQKPVTEKVTTMGGRVTNSASEGNIVKLRVKVPVKVFVDYVNSSSQDNYLSDLAGFKGVIGINLLYPRTIQEFNGLPQTLEALQQVGNLAKNEGVKIMQTDKWQQAGFTGKGVRVGIIDGGFKFFQDLQGSYLPRDFNPVDIDKEVGGDGMLEDDVHGSAVSEIIYSHAPDAQYFAAAIDGSDDQFSRAISYMVSQKVNIISISMGGHGTAGDGSSFLEKQIERVRQENGILFVFSAGNEGSSHYTAYYEPDSSGCHQFAPGVTRMALGNPSSAPFPGYVMLNWEQWLNGGINPNATDLDLFITDINGTTLISSTGDQRSRTPKEYVPLKLNPGQLVYIKACAKRTGGKVERFRLHIFSHDLPLQFVVPRIAVADPASSKGALAVGATNYKTDAIEYYSSQGPLTNGVFKPEISAPASVSSGAYEEEGSSNFPGTSAACPQVSGMAAVLKSANPNLSIDDFTTVVLEHVKDLGPVGPDVAFGYGRADAGSNPGAANAKPQGKLPPAPAPNKEPDINPIVIVTLNSRFAYPTPVATPRKVVATTSAGTANTTSAPITDAPITPQPVGNVAFEDLFKDTNSGLPNGGATLYQNGRYSVKATTSQLVWGVYPNNKIQPQSFSAEVSVQGINSDAGLYGLVFWYQNPSSYYLASVTGSGQVQVSQFNNGNWKEILPWTKIGAWKAGASNRFTIQTTDGGLKIFVNNQAVNAQPLKASGSGSIGFAAGSYGGAVEASFTQFRLTTR